The Pseudobacteroides sp. genome includes the window TATTCTGATTTAGAATGCACTAAAATAAAATTCCCACAAACCTACTTAACAGTTCTTCATCCTCAATAGACCTTGCAAATTTGAAAATAAGATATTACTATACTATCGATTCATCAGCAACTCAAAATTTCTAGTGCGACTGGGCAACAATCGATGCAGCTAATGTAATAGGAAGTTTTGTAACAATTACAAACCCATCGGGAACAGCTGACCGTTACCTTGAAATAGGGTTTAAATCTGGAAGCCTGGTAGCTAATGCCTCTACAGACATACAAGTAAGGTTTGCCAAGTCCGACAATACAACTTATACTCAAGCAGATGACTATTCCTTCAATCCCATAGGAACAACTTATGCAGACTATACCAAAGTTACAGGATATTTAAGTGGTTCACTGGTTTGGGGAACAGCTCCAGCAGCTTCATCTCCATCACCTTCTCCATCACCCTCACCGACAGGACGCAAATTTCTCGTTTTTGTAAGTAAGCCTTTATATGATTACGGTTCTGGAGAAATAGCCAGTACTCTTACTGTATATATGAACAATCTGGTGGCTGAAGGATGGCTGCCGCAATTAATAACAATTTCAACCACCCCTCAATACACATGCATAAATGCTACTGCTTTAAAGGAACGTATACGCACCTTTTATAATAACGGGTATGAAGGATTCGTACTTATAGGTTCACATCCCAGTATTCCTACTGCATTCTGGACATACGATGCAGGTTCCACAAATCTTCCGACAGATCTTTTCTATGCGGATATGAGTAACTGGGGAAGCTTAAATAGTGCGGGTGCATTTGTTCCATATTCTCCGAACCCTTCCAATGATGTTTTGCGTGGTTTTGCACCGGATATGATTTATGGAAGTATAAGTTCAGGCTGCATAACTGATACGATTGCTCAAGAAGCAGTATATGTAGTATATGTAAAAAGTTATCTAAATAAAATTCATAATTATAGAGTTCAGGGAAGTAATCTTGATACCGAATCACAAAAAAGGTCCCTTCTATTACAAGACTGTAATGATTATAAACAAGATAAAAGTGTGCCCACTTATTTGAGAAGAGTTACACCTCAAGTATACAGCCTTTTTGACGATTCGTTAACAACACCCGACAGGATTGAACAGGAACTTGAAAAGGGCTATAAATTTTATCAACAGACTATACATTCTTCAAATGATTACCATCAAGTAGTCGTTTGGAATGGTTATAATATGGGATATAGTGATTACACGTACAACAGGATTCTGACAAATCCCGTTGTTCCCAAGGTTAATTTCATGCAACTGTCAAGCTGCTCTGCATGTCAATATAACGCAATAGAAAACGGTATCATAGTTAAAAAAATAATATAGGTGCAGCATACCTTTTTACTAATAACTATGTTTTAAATGTTACCGGTTCAACAGGCGGATGGGGATACGGCTACAGTGAAGAATTCTATACAAAGCTTGCAAGCGGTACACCTGTAGGACAAGCTTACAAAGATTATATGGCCGGTATTATAGACAATTACACTGAAGTAGGCTGCCCAAAAGGAATTCTTCTCGGAGATCCTACACTTAAATACACTACTACTGTCAATAACATAATTCCTTGTATTACTACCAATCTTGCAGGAGAAAAAGACGAACCCAGGCTCATACTCTATTCAGGTGTTCCTTTTACCATGCAAGCAACCGACCCTGATTTAACAACAAACGGAAGAAATGATAGTATTGTAATTGAACTTTCCGGAAATGATCCTGCAAGCATTGCAATGCTTCAGACAGCAAATATTACAAACGGTACAAGTTCCTTAACCTGGAAATAATGGTATCTAGCATTGTTGTCATTTCATCTGCAATCAGAAATTAACCGTTTACATTTAGCAAGCATATATGGATATATATGTAATAATATGTAGTTATTACACATAATAAATATATAGTGAGATCCATTCAAAGTAAATGTTAAGATTACCTACTATATAAATATCAGCTATTTTGTCCGCCAGGAAAAGAATATTCAATATATGCAAGGTATGATAGCAGATAAATCCTTGAATGCATCTGCTGAATATAGAAGGATTAATGTAAAATAAGGAGGTCGAAACATGGCAACAATTTCTAGTTTAAAATTGGGGGACACAGCTAATCTTTTATATGGTTTCAAACCTGTATGGGATAGGAATGATGAAAGCTCAAAGCCCTTCTATATACCTTTGCAAATTGCTGTTGACACTTACGATGTACAGACTGTGTCTAATACAGGAGTTTGGAGCCTTCCTGTCATTAGTATCCATGACGATGTTGTAAGTCTTATCAGCAAACTTTATGATTATAATGTACTTCCACCGGAAAACGAAGGAACAGTGTTTTCAATACCTTCAGGCCCTCTGACACTTAAGGATGCTGATTCAGCAGCTTCCATGCAAAGCTTGAGTGCCTATTTGGGGATTGACCTAACGAAGAACGATTCGTATATGCTGGTCAGAATGGTCAGGAACTCCGGTAAGGCAGTTCATGAATATGTTTCTGATTTTGGAAAGCAGCATAGGGAGCAATATTTGACCCTCAACGCAAAAGCAGCTATTAATGCATTTGCCGCTTCACTGCCAAAAGACATAAGCACTTCAACACTGACAGGCCTTAATATGGATTTAAGTCTGAATTTACTAAATTTGTGCTATGAATATGGAACCCATTTTGTTTCAGCAGTAGAACTTGGAGATGTATTTTTTCAGGTTTTTGCCATCAATAAGAATAGCTATAATGATTTAAAAGCTGTATTTGACAATGAACGTGGAGATGCTGATGTAATTGACGGATTGGACTCTTTATCATACAAATACTATACCACTGCCTACAACGTCATTTCAGGCCATGCTTACGGCTATGTAACCCAGTACGGCAGCATAATCAGTCTTGGTAAGGACCCGGTTTTGAGCCTGACAGTGAGTAAAGGTGAATGGAGAGACGATAAATATGCACTGCATGACAGTATTTTTATGGCTTATGACAGTTCAAAAAGTGGAAGTAACTTCTGCGAACAGTTTAATTCGGTAACTGTTACAGGGTTTGAACTCCTCCCAATTTCACAGTTGTGTTCAGACTTAAGGGTAGTAAACCTGTGGAACAGGTTATTCAAGGCCTGCATGCTTCAAAAGTATTTGCAGGGCATTAAGGTTGACTTCAGGATTGATGCAGGTTATAAATGGACCAAAATATTCCCCAATTCATCAGATCTGTGGCTATCGACTATTGCTACGCCAACGGTTGATATTTACCAGGAATTTGTGGATATCAATGCCATTACCCTTGTTAACACCCAACAGGTTCAAAATTTCAGTGTTTTTACCCATGTGCTTGAGTTGGGAAACCAACAGCCCAAAAAGATTCCAGGTAAAAATGTGATAATTATGTCATATATTATTGATGCAACTACCTCCAGTGGAATTCCTGTACTGGAGTTCTCCGGGGAAGCTTACGAATCCCATGAATTGGTATGTGGTGATATGCTTGGAGCAGCTGTTATACGCAATGCTGACGGAGTGGAATATTATACCCTGACTGATGCTTTTCTTTATTATACAGGGGAACCAGATGTACTGACAGGACGCTTTACAATCGGTATTAAGGCAGATATGAGGATACAACCCATTTTGGATATATTGCAAAACCAATCTACCAACATCGGCTTCTCGTTAGTGTCTGCGCAGTCAGCACTTACTTCTCGGGGAACCAATGCTGAGGAAATCCGAAAGTTTGAAAAGCAGTATTTAGACTGGCTTGCAAGTATCATTCCAGTTGACTGCGGAGACCCCATGCTTTTAAATCATAGAAATCGGGCTATCTATCTTTCAAAAATATCAGGTAATCTGCGTACAGAAGGAACCCCTGTACCTTATCTTACTTATAGCACATATAAGGATTATGTCAACAGCATGATTGTTGTTGCTGATGAATTATCGGATAAACTGCGGGATTATCAAAGGGATATTTCTGTGCGGAAGCTGGCAGAGCTGACTATTGAGACATCGCAGCAGCTCAATGAGAATATCAAAAGCACAGGCAGCCTTCTCACTCGGTATTTTGCCGATCTTGCCCAAAACCAGACAGACATGTCTACACATTACAATATGATAGTAGCACAGAAACAACAGGAATTCGATGCAACCATTACAGATATAAATAACCTCAATAATCTGATGCTGGAGCAGCAGAGGGCTGTAGATGAAACAGTGAGTGCATTCCAGTTGGCAATTGTAGAATGGGAATCAGACCAGATAATGAAATTCTGCCTTGATATCGCACAGAATGTATTTACTTTAGGTGTGGCACTATTTATTCCTTTAACAGAAACAGAATCTGTGAAAAAATTAGCTGAGATGGCAACCAAAATAAAGGATGTTATTGAAACGGTTAATTCACTCACAAAGCTGAGCGGTGAAATTGCAGATGATGTAAGTGCTCTTAATGAGATATCGGAAGCACTTTCCAATCTCAATAATGACCTGGATATGCCTACTGCCCGTGAATGGGAAGAATTTAGCATACATTTGGAAGCGTCCCTGGTTAATGTTCCTAATGACAGCGGACCTCAAAAAGCAAAGGCTGACCTTATTGCTGCTTTTAAAATCCTTGCACTGAGGGCACAGTCATGGATTGATGCCAACGCAAAGCTAGGGAGCTTGAAAACAGAAATATATTACAACCAGCAGTTGGTGAAGGTCAATGCCCAGCAGGCAGAACGCATGGATTCTTTATCAAAATCCCTACATCTTGGTGATATCAGTGATCCTGAAATAAGCTCTGTTGATTTAGTGGGACTGAGCGGTCAGATTCAATTCCAGTTGAAGCAGGTTATGGCTATGTTGGCAGATACTTTAATGCTGCAAGATTCAGCGGTACAATTTGAATATTTAGGGGCACCTGCACCGATCAGCAGGTTCGATTTGGTAAGTGTCAAACAGGTTATGTCATTACAGCAGCAAAATATAATTAATGCATTGACTATGATGAATCCAACGCCAAAGCCCGTATCCGAACCCATTGTTTATAGGATAAAAAAGGTGCCCGTGAAGGAACTTATTGAAGGCAATATTTTTGAATTTATTATCCAGCCTAGCTCAACGGAGTTTCACAAGTATTCAATGGTCCGTATAGATAAAGTCGTTGCTAACATTTTGGGAATTAAGGGTTCTAACTCAGGAGAATACCTAATTAATTTAACCTGTAAGGGAAACCCCTTTGAAGACAGGGATCGTAAAGGTAACGCCATTGCTTTTAATACCAATGAACGGTATTTTGGCCCCTACGATTATAGGATTTTAGACGGAAAGGCAATTTTTGGAGATCAAACTGGCTCTATAGATGAAAAAATCACAAAGGTTACACCGTTTTCTACTTGGCAAATTAGCCTTCCTGACAGCAGTACCAATTCTGGACTGGAATTTAACGATTTGACAGTGGATATTGAGCTGTCCTTCAGTATTACCGCTTTGCTGATAGATCAAAGGAAAATGCTTATGACGGAAGTATCAAATGATTCTAATACTTCACTGGATAAACTTTTAGACCAGATGTACCAAAATCAGGCGGTTCTTAAGGGATGGGACGTGGTTTTCAATATGATGGAAGAGCCTGTCAACAGGTTCCTGAAATCACAATATGACAACAGAACTAGTGCCAATCCTATGATTATTGATGTCAGCTATTGTGAGAAGATAGATAACCCTGATCCTGATCCGCAGCCACCTTCTACCCCATATATAGCTTCATATACCAGATTTAGCGTAAACCTTGATACACCCATCATGCAGTTTGAAACCAATAATAGTGATTATGTGACAGTCAAGCAGCTTATTACAAGCGGACATACCCAGAAAGGCTCTAAGTTTGTTGATGAAGCTTTTGACCCTAATGATTACGATATCAATGATCCCGGAATCAGGTGGGGAAAGGAACAAGCAATCGATGTGTCTAATAGCCCATATATACAAGGGACAGTAGCCTTAGGTACTGTAGATGGCCTTGTGCAGGATGCAAAAGGGGGTAAAAATACCAAATCAGTAATACTCGATTTTAGAAAAGGAAGCTTTACTGCCCAGAAACTCAATGTCTCCGTTAACAATACCAGACTTAGAGAAGAATTGACTACCTATTTTACGGAGAGTGATATAACCTACCTTGTAAATACATTGGACTTAAATAACCTCACAACCATTGACTCTCTAGTGCCAAGAAGCTTCAAGCTTAACGTAATGACTACCAACAGCAATAAAAATATTCTACAGATATTTATTACCACCAGCGGCACTCAGCAGAACAATCTGACCATTAATGTCAATGAGCCGATTCCAGATGGAAACGACTGTTCTCTCATGATTAATACCAAAATCATGTTCCGGGATATTTTTGTACACAGCTTTAACAGCGTGGGCAACAATGTTACTGTTGAAACAGTCGACCCGGGGGATGACTATAAAGCTTGGAATGCCAGGGTTCTTGCTGGCAACGTTAAAGGAAATGTGAACTTTGGAAATGATAAAGACCAGTATAGGATGAGTCCGTCAGGAAATGCTGTAAGCTGGGATATCAATGGTATGACCTTTTTACCCGACAAGTATAATGGTATTGGTTTAAGCTACAGCAATACAAAAGAAATAAGCTTCCAATACAGATATAAAGTTTATGATGAATATGGCTTTTTTCACTATTCTCCTTGGGAGTGGCACAGTGTCAATGTGACATTTAACATGACTGGTTACTACAATATCGTTGTGGGAGGAAGCGAAGGACTTCAGACTATACAGATTGCCAGCACAACACCTACAGTCAGTGTTGACAATACCACATTGAAACCAACCGGACCTTGTGAATGTAATGACAATACCCTTCAAATGAGGGTAAAGGATGAGATGAAAAAGGATATTCCAGGAGCAATTCAGCAGCAAATGGCCGGAACAAAGTTTCAGGCAATTTCCATATTTGCATTGCAAAACCTTCTGTTCCCTGCAAAAGGTTTCATCCAGATGAGTAGTGCTTATGTACCCGGTGACCTTGTGGTCTTTGGAAAATTTCTTAAGTTCAAAGATTAAAGCTTATTACAACCAATATTGATTTTAAATTTGGCTGGGGAAAATACAGTAAAACCAATTATATGGAGGGATATTATTGTTCAAATCAAACGTTCAGATAGGAACATCTGTAAATATTATATATGGTTTCAAGCCTCTGTGGAAGTTTTATGATGAGGATGGATCTCCATTTTTTTCACTTCCTTGTAAGCCAATAAGAACTTCACTTCCTCAGCCAATTTTAGAGCCACAGACATTTTTCAGTTATCCATTAATAACTCTACATGATGAGGTAAAAAGCCTCTTGAGCAGCTTGTTTGAATACAGGGTATTGCCCTTCAAAGGGAAGGAAAAAGTATTTAATATACCTACAGGTCCACTCATACTAGACCATCCTGACAATAGTGAAGTTCTTGGAAAATTAGGAAGCTATATGGGGCTTGATCTTACGCAGGATTGCAGTTATATGCTAGTGAAACTAAGGCGTTTTTCAGGTGAAGCTTCTCATGAAGTGTTACGGGAAACTGGTGCAGTCACATTTGACAAGCAACTGCACCTAACCAAGGAGGGCAGGGTGGCTATGTCAAGGCTTCGGCCCGGAATCAAGCTATGTGAAGGTCTTAAACATGATGCCATAGTCACAGAGAGGCAGGCAGAAGGTTATTTGGATTTTTTTCAGAACTACGGGACTCATTTTGTGTCCAAATTATATTTTGGCGATTATATTTTCCAGGTATTTGCATATTCAAAAGAAAACTTTACAGTACTTAAAGAAGCATTTAAAAATGATTCTGTCAGAAGAGAATTAACAGGATATAGTGCTTTGAGCTGGAATTACTACACAAACCGCAGCTTGGTTGGACAGTATGGCAGAATAATAAGCCACAGTGGTGATAAGCGGTTAAGCCAAACTATTGAGCAAAAAAAATGGCATGATGAAAAGTATGCAAAGTGTGATAGTATTTTCACAGCATTTATAAAATATCCCTATGCACAGACCTCTTTCTTGGGCCAATTTGACAAAATAGTTCCCATTGGGTTTGAATTAACACCTATTAATCGTTTCATAGAAATATTCCGATCATTTTCCTGGCAACGGATTTTAAAGGGTGCACTTATACATCAATATGGTTATGATATTAACCTTTCAGTATCAAGGCTTAGAGGGTATAACTGGGAAGATTTATTGAAGTATAAGAAAGGGGAATACCCTCCGATAATTAGCCAAAGCGAAGACATTGAAATATGCCAGCCTATTGTTGACCTTGGAAAGCTGGAACTCGAAAACCATGCAAAGATAAAAAGCCTGTCGGTTACAGCAGATGTTATGAATGCTTCAAAAAAAGCAGTAATTAATATACCGGGCCGCTCAATTACATTTATATGTCCCTGGCTGGAAGCTGCAGAAGAAAGCCCAGAATCCACAACACTTATGGTTTCCGAAGAGGCTTTTTCCGACTTGAAACTTTATATCGGCATTATGTGGGGCGTAATGCGTGTGGTTAGCGAGGCAGGAAGCCGTCACTATACGCTTTTAGACGGTTTTTGTTTTACAGAAGGACTTTATGACGAGTTATCAAAAAGGAGAAAGATTGAGCTAAAAAACATAAGAAACAGGTTATCTCCACAGCTTTTACTAAAACATTCTGAGAACCTCAAGATTCTGATGGCACAACTTTTACTGTGTTGCAGCAGGAGACATGGCAGTGTCTTTCCAGTGCATTTGGCACATTTTTATCTTAAATGGATGAATGAGCTTTCCTTTAGCTCAGATGAGCTTAAAGCACACATCAAAGGCATTGAAAATATTGCGGCAGCTTTAACTAAAGTGCATTGCAGCATGCAGTCGGCTGAAGAGGACACCTCTACAAAAGATTATATTTCTTGTGCAGGCTGCTTGAACCTCCATAGGGAATGGAAAGTGAAATATAATGAAGCAGCAAGGGATATTTATGTTCAAAAGAAGAATATATTGAGGGAAACAACCGTCACTGGCAATAAAATGCTGAACAGATCATCACTGCAGCAATTAATAGATTGTTTTTTCATTATTTACAGGCTTCGTTCTGAATTGAAGGAGAAAGCTGACGTAAATTCTGCCTATCCGCCAGGTAAAAATGGCTGGGAATTGATTGAGTCAGTAAATCGGTTGCACCTGAAGCAAGTGCAGGCTATGATAGACATGGAAGAAAGCATGAGGGAAGTTTCTAAGGCAGTTGATGCAATGAACTTATGTATGAATATAGACTTCCAGCAAAAGCAGCTTGATTACATGCTCACATGGTTCAAATAAAGTGTTAGAAATTAAATTTTAAAACAGTTTCCTTTAGGTTTCTTGCATCTTCCATACTAATAAGCATTTGTTTATGGACTTCATTCACTTGATCAACAATGCTTGATGTTTTTTCTGCAATATTTTGTGTCCCTGCAGCTCCACTATTTATAGTCATTGAAATTTCACCTATAGCCCTTATGATACTTTCCACATTCACCGACAGCTCTTCAACTGTTGCACTGAAATCAGAAACCAATCTGTCAATAAACATGGCATCTTCACTATATTGTTTTCCAGTTTGCAGCATTTCCTCGTAGTCTCCTATAACATTACTATCCATAAAACTTATAATTTCCCTTGAGCTATCTGACAAATTCTCAACCGATGATATTACTTCCTTTGTAACTCTTTGAATCTCACTAATTGTACTTTTGGAGTCTTAAGCTAGCTTTCTTATTTCGTCTGCAACAACAGCAAACCCTTTTTCCGATTCTCCTGCTCTGGCAGCTTCTATCGCAGCATTGAGAGCAAGAAAGTTGGTCTGAGATGATATTTGCAAAATAGCGTGAGAAAGCACTTTAATCTGGTCAATCGCCTTCGCTTGCTCTAATGCCGATTCCAACTTGTATCTTTGCTTTTCATAAATCTCTTGTGCTGCCTGCTGTGAAGCAACCGCATTGGATTTCAATTCATTGGCTCGGCTACTAATTTCTTTTGCTGCCGCTGACCCTCTTTGAGCTTTTGCAGCTATTGCATCTATTGCAGTTTCTATCTCTTCGGAAGATGTATTTACTTGCTCGGTTGCTGTAGCAGTTTCTTCCATTCCTAAAGAGAGCTGCTGAACTGTATCTGATGTGTCCCCTATATTTGAATTCAGCTCAGTTAAGCATTTTGATACAGTTATCGCGGCCTCTTCAACACTATCAGAGCAATTATTGATATCAATCATAATAGACCTAAGATTAGTGATAAACTTGTTAACACTTGTTGAAAGATTGCCAATTTCATCCTTCGAGTAAACATGAATTTGTTGCGTTAAGTCGCCTCCATTTTCAGCTAGTGAATTAAGCTCTTTCTCCAGCAGCATGATGGGTTTTATTATGATTTTTGATATGGATAACCATACAATAACGATTACTGTAATTAATGCAAATAATGAAACTATTAATACTTCACTATTTATTATTTCGGCAGTTTTATCAAACTCTCCCATGACTTGATTACCATCGTCCGGACCCCCATCGATATAGGCCTTAACCATTCTCTTTCCCATTTCATAATACGGTTCAAAATCTTTTCTAATTTTATCAAGTTCTTTCTTTTGCTCTGGATTAATCTTTATAAGCTCATTAAGAGTTGTCTTTACATTTTGTGCATATTTATCTGCTTCATTAAACCCGTCGTCGAATCCTTCAGCAGCCCTTGCAGCACTAATATCTGTAATCCACTGCTGTACCTGTACAACATTAAGTTTTAAATCATCAGACTTCGATAAAGTGGTGAAGAATTTTCCATTCATTTCGTTCACCATCTTTAGATTGTTTTTAGCTGTAATAAACTGAGTACAAATAATGAGAATAAAAAAACATTAAAGCAAATATAGGTAACATTAATTTGACCTTTATACTTTTCATTAGCATCTCATCCTTTTTATGTATTTTTGTTTTTGGAATTATGTTAACTAATATCTATTATGTATTTTTACAAGGCATAGAACAACAAAATTCGACATACTTCTACATTCAACATTCGGTAATCCGCATTAAGGTAATTACCCCAATTATTGTGTGCATTATAGCATCCACAGCCATTCACCATTAAGTCTCATGCTGCTACTCTTATCAAAATTCCAACAGGAAAGGTGAAGTGAAATAGCAAAAAAGTGTAAAGATAAAAATTAAAATTTCTAGTATTTATGAAGGTTCATCACGGGATACCTCATTTTTTATATTGGCATATGTCAGTATATCGGCTAAACCTTACGAATTGTAAGGATATGATATGAATTAACGCTGTTGGTAAATTTCATGAAAATCCTTACTTAGTTGAATTATCACTGTGTCCATAAGAGATTATTTGAATATAAAGCAGTATGATGAGCAGGCTAAAAATATAATAGGGGTATCGGCAGTTTTTTGGGGAAATTGTACGCTAAGCTGAAAAAGCAGTTATTGCAATGCTTTTAATCGTGGGAATATTAGATATAAGATATAGATTTTCTAAGCGTTTAAGCCCTTAGCGTACAAAATTAGCAAAAACTGCTTATACCCTAAGAAGGTCTCGGTTTTGCCTCTTCATGAATAATTGGTTTATACTTAAAAAAACACTCCGGCAGTCTTTATCATATCTGCCGGAGCGGTCATATTCAATTCATGATGATGTGTGCATCTGCTTACCCAAAATTATTTTATCTGCGAATAATCAAATGAATCCGCAAATTCCTGTAAAACCTCAGCCGTGATGCTTCCTGAAACTAATGAGCCGTTTCCTTCTGTTCCAGAAAGTACGTTTATGACAGCATAAGAATTTTTCAGATCTGCAATAACCAGAGATTTACTCCCACTGAGTGCCAGTGAGACCTTTACACCGCTGCTTGTTTTATATGTCCACTCTTTATAGACATTTGCCTCACCGATGTTAAGATACGTAGAGGAAAAAGTACCTTTCACATAGTTTCCGAACTGGTAGGCAATCCTCGATCTGTTTTTCAATATCGCTTCACCATCGAATTGAAAAGTACCGTCGTTGTAAACATAGCCTCCCAAGACCGTATTTGCATTTCCAATAAAATCACCCGCATCTGCCTGTTTGATTAATTCTTCACGGCTATCAATAACTGTCATGGAATTATGCAATGTCAGTCCATATTTTTTAACAATCTCCTCCAGTTTATCTGCCATTTCCTGAGTGTATACCAGATACATCGGGTATTTCTTAGTAATTTCATTGGAACCGTTCCCTACCGCATTCAGAAGGCTGTGATCAGTGTCATATCCGGTACAAAATAAATTCCATGCAGCACTGGCTTTGTATTCATTACTGTCGGGATACCCCTGTAGAGCAATTAATTCCGGTTCTTTTTTTCCATTGTCTACGATAGGTGCTGCTACATCCGAGGTAGCAGCAGTCTCACCACGAGAATCCGAATCACTCATATTTTTTGTCACAGCAACTCCGTTATCATTGTTTTTGATAACCAAATCTTTGATACCAAACCAGCGTGTAGCCAGCGTAGTAATACCAAGTACTGCGATAACAGCTGCGATAGCAGCTATACTGATAATCTTCTTCGTATTCATAGATTTTTGACCTCCTGATTTTTGTTTGCTTCTGTCTTTGATTTTTTCAAAAAACTGGTCTGGCATTACAGTGTCCGCTTCCATGCTACCTTGCAAATGAAACAATTTATCTGAAATTTCATCTGCTTTTTCGATATTGTCACATAGGACAGCCGTATCCAATTCCTTCATGAGTTGTGAAATATTATCCATATGAATTACCTCAACTTTCTCAGTAAAGCACCTTACACTGATATATATCTAAATTTACCTAATGTAACTTATTTATCATCAAGTTTTAAATTTTTGACTATACCCTGTATTCCCCGCTTAAGTCTTACCAGCCGCATACGCATTGCTGTTTCACTGATGCCCTGCTCCGAAGCAATTTCTTTAATTGATTTACGCTCTATGTAACGTTGAGTATAAAGCTTATGCTGATTTGAATTCAAACTTCCAATCACTTGCCCGGTATAAGCCGTCTCATCAATTTTCCGGTCTATATCCATTAAGAGTTTTTCACATAAGTCAGTATCGTTGTCAGCAATATTTTCAGACAGATATTCCATTGTAGAAATCCTATGCTGCTTTAAATATGTAAGCGTAAGATTCCGTGCCGTCCTGTACAAAAATGCAGGCGGTTTTTCATGATGCAAAAAGGCTTCGCCTTTTTCATAGGCAACTGTGAAGACGTCCTGGATTAAATCCTCAGTAGACTCCCTGCTTCCGGTCATCGTAAATATGTATTTATATATTCTTTTATAGTTTTCCTTGCAAAGTTCCTCAAAACTTCTCATTCGGCCCACCTCTACTATATTTATATCCTATTTTGATTAATGTAACAAAAATTTTTGCTTTAAAACAGGGCACAAATTGTTCCAGTCCATCCATCATATTACTTCTATTAATTCAATAGATCGGTTCCTTAATTAATTTCTTGCTTTCCAACTGGGGTATCGGCAGTTTTTTGCGGAAATTGTACGCTAAGCTGAAAAGGAGTTATTGTAATACTTTTTGTTGTGGGAATCAATCTGCCACCTAAAGGTATACAGATTGGCTATCTCCAATGCAGTTAAATCAAATCTGTTGGTTAATATATATACTGGGCAGCCTTCCTTCTCATTATATACAAGTAACCCGCCGTAAGGGATTCTTCATTTTCTTTCCGTTAGCTTCATTCCCTACAAGAATGATTGTATCGGATAAGAGATTATCTTCTCCACTCGGTAACGGATTCTCTTTTAAAACTTCTATTGTAGCATTGATTTTCATCCTTGTTATGAAACGCCAGAACGATAAGTGTAATATAATTTTGCACCTAAACCATTATCTGAAGCTATTGGATCATCAGAAGAT containing:
- a CDS encoding methyl-accepting chemotaxis protein codes for the protein MNGKFFTTLSKSDDLKLNVVQVQQWITDISAARAAEGFDDGFNEADKYAQNVKTTLNELIKINPEQKKELDKIRKDFEPYYEMGKRMVKAYIDGGPDDGNQVMGEFDKTAEIINSEVLIVSLFALITVIVIVWLSISKIIIKPIMLLEKELNSLAENGGDLTQQIHVYSKDEIGNLSTSVNKFITNLRSIMIDINNCSDSVEEAAITVSKCLTELNSNIGDTSDTVQQLSLGMEETATATEQVNTSSEEIETAIDAIAAKAQRGSAAAKEISSRANELKSNAVASQQAAQEIYEKQRYKLESALEQAKAIDQIKVLSHAILQISSQTNFLALNAAIEAARAGESEKGFAVVADEIRKLA
- a CDS encoding sigma-70 family RNA polymerase sigma factor — translated: MRSFEELCKENYKRIYKYIFTMTGSRESTEDLIQDVFTVAYEKGEAFLHHEKPPAFLYRTARNLTLTYLKQHRISTMEYLSENIADNDTDLCEKLLMDIDRKIDETAYTGQVIGSLNSNQHKLYTQRYIERKSIKEIASEQGISETAMRMRLVRLKRGIQGIVKNLKLDDK
- a CDS encoding cellulose binding domain-containing protein codes for the protein MPTNLLNSSSSSIDLANLKIRYYYTIDSSATQNF
- a CDS encoding MAC/perforin domain-containing protein: MFKSNVQIGTSVNIIYGFKPLWKFYDEDGSPFFSLPCKPIRTSLPQPILEPQTFFSYPLITLHDEVKSLLSSLFEYRVLPFKGKEKVFNIPTGPLILDHPDNSEVLGKLGSYMGLDLTQDCSYMLVKLRRFSGEASHEVLRETGAVTFDKQLHLTKEGRVAMSRLRPGIKLCEGLKHDAIVTERQAEGYLDFFQNYGTHFVSKLYFGDYIFQVFAYSKENFTVLKEAFKNDSVRRELTGYSALSWNYYTNRSLVGQYGRIISHSGDKRLSQTIEQKKWHDEKYAKCDSIFTAFIKYPYAQTSFLGQFDKIVPIGFELTPINRFIEIFRSFSWQRILKGALIHQYGYDINLSVSRLRGYNWEDLLKYKKGEYPPIISQSEDIEICQPIVDLGKLELENHAKIKSLSVTADVMNASKKAVINIPGRSITFICPWLEAAEESPESTTLMVSEEAFSDLKLYIGIMWGVMRVVSEAGSRHYTLLDGFCFTEGLYDELSKRRKIELKNIRNRLSPQLLLKHSENLKILMAQLLLCCSRRHGSVFPVHLAHFYLKWMNELSFSSDELKAHIKGIENIAAALTKVHCSMQSAEEDTSTKDYISCAGCLNLHREWKVKYNEAARDIYVQKKNILRETTVTGNKMLNRSSLQQLIDCFFIIYRLRSELKEKADVNSAYPPGKNGWELIESVNRLHLKQVQAMIDMEESMREVSKAVDAMNLCMNIDFQQKQLDYMLTWFK